Part of the bacterium genome is shown below.
GACCAGTTGATGGCCGAAAAGCTGGTCTCCCTGGCCAGCACCGATCCAGTGCCAGGCTGGCTGTGCCTGAGCCTGAAGGGCGACAATTACGAGGTGGAAGAAAAACTGACCCAGGCCTTCTTAAGGCTCGGCCTGGAAAATACAGAGCATAAAAAACTGCTGGAAGGTCTGGGATACAATGGTTTTGCCATTTCCCAAGGGACCGGTCTGAAGGGGCTGGCGGAAATGGCCCGGAGCCTTAACGTCCCGTTTTAAATTGATCCTAATACTCCGACCAATAACATAAAGATGATATGAAACAGACCTTTACCATTTGCCCCCATTGCGGCTGCGGCTGCGGCCTTTATCTGGTTCAGCAGGATGGCCGGACCGGAGGAGTGACCGCCAGCCAGGAGCACTATTTTTCGGCCGGACAGCTTTGCGCCCGGGGCTGGACCGGTTACCAGTTGTTATGGTCGCCGCTCCGGATAAAGACCCCGCTCTATAAAAAGAACGGCGGTCTGGCTCCCATCGGCTACGACAAGGGATTGGAGGCCGCGGCCAAGAAGCTTAAGTCCATCAAGGAAAAGCACGGTCCCCAGAGCATCGGGGTCATCGCCTCCTCGCGGCTGACGGTGGAGGAAGCCCAGGCCCTGCGCTCGTTCGCCAAAGACATCCTGGAAACTCCCAATTGCGACAGCGCTGCCCGGCTGGGTTACCTGGCGATGGAGTTTTCTAAAACAGCCGCCTCCACTGACATTGCCGGAGCCGACCTGATCCTGGTGCTGGGCGCAAACCTGATGGAAGAGAACCCCATGCTGGGGGCCAGGGTGGTCTCGGCCTGCAAGCCGGAGGCCGACCGGCCCTATCAGTCGGCCGACCTGAGCCACGTCATTGCCGGCCAGCCCGCCCGGCTGGCGGTGATGGACAGCCGCAAAAGCGCGCTGGCCGATGCGGCGGAATTGTTCCTGAAGACCGTTCCCGGCAATGAGGCCGGGGCGCTGCTGTCCCTGCTTAAAGTATTGATTGAAAAATACCAGCTGGAATCCAAGGATCCGGCTTTCCGCAAGGTCAAGGAAGCCTTGGCCAAGATGACCTGGGAGAACCTGCTGTCCAACACCGGACTGGTGCTGCCGGGTCTGGAGCAGCTGGGGGCCATGATCGCCTCCGCCAAGGCTCCGCTTTTGATATTCGGGCGCAGCCTGTTCACCGGGCACGATGCGGCGGCGGCCCGCTCAGCCCTGACCGGCCTGTCGCTGCTGCTGCCGGAAAAACTTTCGGTGCTTCAGTCTGCCGCCGCCGCCAACGACTGGGGATGCGCCCGGATATTGGGCCCGGACAAGGGACAAGGCTATCTGGAGATGATGGAATCGCTGGTCTCCGGGAAAATAAAAGCCCTGGTGCTGGTGGGCGAGGATCCCCTGAAGACGCTGGGCGGAAAAGAGGGGGTGGCCCAGGCCCTGGCCCAGGCCGAGCTGGTGGTGGCCTTCGATCATTTTGTCTCCGAGAGCCATCAGTACGCCGAAGCGGTATTCCCGCTGGCCCTGTCCTTTGAAAAGGAAGGCTCATTCTGCAACCTGGACGGAAAACGGCAGAAATTCGAGCAGGCCCTCAAACCGGATTTTGATATCAAGTCACTGGAAGAGTCATTAAAGACCATGGCTTCGGTGATCGGCGGAAAACTGGATCCCAGGGACGAGTTCAACCTGCCGGCCAAGACCGGGTGGGACGCGGCCTTCGATCTATCCAAGGCGGCCCCCCAGGGCTTTGTGCTGGAACTGGGCACGGCCTATCCCCATCTTTACGGGGACGACCAGCTGACCTTCAACAGCTGTCACCTGACCCGGGAATTTGCCGGCGGCTTTGTGGAACTGCATCCCGAAAACATCAAGGAACTAGGGGTCAGGGCGGGATGGAAGGTCAAGGTCACTTCTGCGGCCGGAAGCCTGGTGGCCACGGCCCGGGCCAATCCCGATCTGGTCAAAAAGACCGCCTTCATGCCGGTTCACTTCGGCGGCAACCTGCTGGCCCCGGCCAAGCCCAACCATCAGTTGAAGACCCCGCAGCTTAGGGGCATAGCGGTCAAGATAGAAAAGACCTGAGACATCGGTTGCCACAGGCTTCCGGTCTTGAAACATAACCACCGGCAACAGTTTTATCATTTGGTGCGGGCAGCTGCAAAGGCAAGCCTGTCCGCACCGTTTCTATACCCCGAAGGGAACCAGGTATTATTCCTGGTTGACAGAAGGGATTATTTGTATTATCCTTATGATTCGTAATGACAAGATGGTGTACCAAGGAAACATGGATTTCACTCAGGTATGTTCTTTTTCTTTTTTGTGCCGCCAACTAAGAAAAAGAACCAAAAAGAAAAAAGCTCGTCGCAAAATACTATCCGGGCCACGCTTAAGCTAAAGCTTCAGCGGGCTCGCGTTGCGCTTCTCGCTGACGGCGGGCTTGTCTGAACTCGGGCTTTTGCCAAGCCCTCAAACAGGCGCAGACAAGCTTTTAACCGCCGTCAACTGCGATGCTCACTGATAGTATTTAACGCGACAACCAGGGTTGGTCCCGGTCGATCAACGAATTCCCTGAGATAATTGGACAATCATTTGGTTCATCTATAAATCATCATTAAGCTAAATAAACATTTCCATGAGCTCAAAGTTAAATCCGCAGGACAACTACCGGGCCACCCTGGCCTCCACCGGCTATGTCCCGATCAAACAGGCCACCCAGGCCACCTACGACGCCATCGGCTTCATGTCGGGGCTGGAGGTGCACCAGCAGCTTCTGACAGACCAGAAGCTGTTCTGCCGCTGCCCGGCCGGACGTTTTCAGAAATCAGATGACTACGATGCCGAGATCGTCCGCCACATGCGGCCCACCCTGTCGGAGCTGGGGGAATACGACGGCACCGCCCTGATGGAATTCCGGACCCGGAAGAACATCGTCTACCGCATCAAGAGCCCCACCGCCTGCACCTACGAGGTGGACGACACCCCGCCATTTCCCCTGAACCGCCAGGCGCTGGAGATCGCCATCGAGATCGCCCTGCTGTCCAAGCTGAACCTGGTGGGCGAGGTCCACATCGCCCGCAAGCAGTACCTGGACGGCAGCATCCCCACCGGGTTCCAGCGCACCGCCATCATCGGGGTGGAGGGCTCGATCCCGCTGAAGCAAAAGAAGGTCCGCCTGATCCAGCTTTCGCTGGAGGAGGACTCCTGCCGCGAGGTCTCGGACATCGGACACCTCCGGATCTACCGCACCGACCGGCTGGGGATGCCGCTGATAGAGACCGTGACCTATCCCGACATGAAGAACCCGGATGAGGTGAAGGAGGCCTGCGACTACATCCGCTTTTTGAACCGCAGCACCGGCAAGGTCCGCACCGGCATCGGGGCGGCCCGCCAGGACGTCAACGTCTCCTGCACCGGCGGCACCCGGGTGGAGATGAAGGGGGTCTCCCACACCAAGTGGATACCGCTTTTGACCCACAATGAATGCTTCCGACAGTGGGCCCTGCTGAAGATCCGAGACCTGCTCAAGGACAGGGTGAAACAGCCCAAGGACTGGAAGATGGCTTCCGAGCCGCTGAAACCCCTATCCGGAAAGCTGGAGAGCCCACGGGCCAGGGAGCTTTTCAGCAACGGGAACAAGGTGATGGCGGTGAACCTGCCGGGATTCCACGGCATCCTGTCGCATTTCACCCAGCCGGGCAAATGCTTCGCCGACGATTTCTCGGAACGGCTGAAGGTGATCGCCTGCATCGAGAAACCGAACATGACCAGCTCCGAATCCCTGGATCCCATGCTTTCGGACAAGGACTGGGACCAGGTCCGCACCCTGCTTCGATCCTCTGACGGCGACGCCCAGCTGGTCTTCTGGGGCCCGGAGGCGGACATCAAGACCGGCCTGGAGACCATCGACGAGCGCTGCCGGCTGGCCTTTACCGGGGTGCCCAACGAGACCAGAAAAGTATTTGAGGACGGGAGCACCATATTTGAGCGGGTGCTGCCCGGGGCCGACCGGATGTACCCTGACACCGATTCCAAGCCCATCCCGCTGGAGGACGCCCGGATAGAGGAGATCAGGAGGATGGTGCCCAGCGAGGTGGCCGACCGCTACCGTCAGTTAAAGGACTGGGGCGTGCCGGAGGATTGCTACACCTACCTCTTCGTCCGGAACCTGTATCCGGTGATAGAGAAGATAGTCAAAGAGCTGGGGCAGGATCCCAAGACCATGGGCGGCATTTTCGGGCAACTATTGAAGAACATCGAGGGGCACTACCAGAGATCGCCGGATTTCTCGTACGACCGCATCTATGACCTGTACAAATACGTGAAGGATAGCAAGCTGGATGCCGAGATCGTCAAAACCATGCTTCCGGTGGTGTACCAGTATCCCAAGATGGACTTTGACTCGGTGCTGGTGAACCTTGAATTCAAGCGGTTCTCCAAGGATGAGGTTGTTTCCAAGATCCCGTTCCTGAAAGATAAATACAAGAGCATCAAAACCTCGAAACTTCCGGCATCAGAGAAGCACTGGATCATGGGACAACTGAGAAAAATGGCAGTAGGGAATGTCACACTATCAACACTGATAGATTTAATATAGAGGCAATGTAATTTGTGTCTAAGTATGAAAAACAGCTGGGAGAAATACTGGTCTAATTCCACAAATCATGAGTGGTGGAAAAAACCGGCAAAGGAAGTCGTTGAGTTTGTTTCTTGTTTGGATAATGACGAATATAAAAATACGCTCGATCTAGGTTGCGGCCTGGGCCGTCACTCAATACTCTTTGCAAAAGCCGGTTTTTCAGTTTACGCCATCGATAAATCATCGGAAGCTATTGTACGGCTAAATGAATGGGCAAGCCAAGAGAATTGCAGCATACATTCCGAATGTTGCGATATATTTGATAATAGGCTTGACGGGCAATGCTTTGATATAGTTCTTTCATACAATGTGATCTACCACGGCTATATAGATGATTTTCAGAGGGCTGTTAAACGAGTTCATGAATTGCTAAGGAGCGGCGGGAAGTTCTTTTTTACTTGTCCGACAAGGGATGACGGGAAATACGGTTTTGGGGAAAAAGTGGCAGAACATACTTACCTATGCACCAAATCGGTTACTCCTGGCGATATTCATTACTTCGCGGATAAAAATTCCATTGCTGGAATGCTGAAGGGATATGATATCGAGAAGATTGTGAAAGATGAAGGAACTTGGTTAAACTCAGGGAAAGAACAATTCTATTCAAATTGGATAATAACGGCGGTAAAGTCATAGATACAGAATAAACAAAAAAGCACATTCAATTTAAAAATTAATGAACTGTTTGGCTACAGCAAGCAAAAACGGTAGTATGCCGTAATGCACCTAACAATTAAAACTAAAAATCAGACCAGAATGACAGAAGACATCTTCCAAGGTTACAAGGGCGGGGGGCTGGAGGTCCTCAAGAAATACAACGTCCGGGTGTGGGGCCAGGCCGAGGTGCTTACCAGCCGCGGGCCCTTCAAGGGCACGGTACTGCCCCGGTCGGAGAGCGACGACGACCAGCACATAGTGCTGAAGATCGCCACCGGCTATAACGTGGGCATCGACATCAAGACCATCACCGGAATGACCGAGACCGGCTACAAAAAAGCCAACTACAAGATCCCGGAGAAGGAGTTCCCCATTACCCCGGGCCTGCCCAGGGTCAAACTGCTGGGGACCGGGGGCACCATCGCCAGCCGGCTGGACTACCGCACCGGCGCGGTGATCCCGGCCTTCACCCCGGGCGAGCTTTACGGCGCGGTGCCGGAGCTGGCCGACATCTGCAATTTGACCACCGATAAGCTGTTCGCGGTCTTTTCCGAGAACATGGGGCCGGAGCAGTACAAGAAGCTGGCGGTGGCCATCGGCAAGGAAATCGAGAACGGTATCGACGGCATCGTGATCGGCCACGGCACCGACACTCTGCACTACACCGCGGCCGCTCTGACCTACATGGTCCAGAACCCCCCGGTACCGATCGTTTTGGTGGGCTCGCAGCGCTCCTCCGACCGCCCCAGCTCCGACGCCGCCTTGAACCTGATGCACGCCACCACCGCCGCCGGGCACGGGGACATCGCCGAGGTGATGGTCTGCATGTTCGGCCCCACCTCCGACGAATACGGCTTTCTGCACCGGGGCACCCGGGTCCGCAAGATGCATTCCTCCTACCGTTCCACCTTCCGCACCATCGGGGACACCCCGCTGGCCACAGTTACCCGCCAGGGGGTCAAGCCCATCAAGCAGGATTACCATCCCCGGCGCAAGGACCGCCAGGTCAAGATCATGCCCTACTTTGAGGAGAAGATAGGAATGATCTACTATTACACCAACATGCAGCCGGACATGATAGATTCCATGGTGGACAGCGGCTACAAGGGGATCATCATCATCGGCACCGGATTGGGGCACGTCAACAAGCCGCTGTACCCGGCCATCGAACGGGCGGTGGCCAAGGGGGTCCACATCTTCATGACGGTGCAGACATTGTGGGGCTACGTCCACATGTTCGTCTATGACACCGGGCGCGATCTGATGGCCCAGGGAGTGGTGCCCCTGGAGAACATGCTTCCCGAAGCCGCTTACATCAAGCTGGGCTGGGTGCTGGGGCAGACCCAGGACCGTGAGGAAGTAAACCGGATGATGCTGGCGCCGGTCAGCGACGAGATTACCCCCCGGGAGCCTTACAACGGTTACCTGATCTACCAGGGCGGGGTGCCCGAGGTGGAGGAGTTCATCAAAAAGGTGCATAAGTAATAAACAGGAAAATTTTTGTTTTCACAATAAATTATTACGATCAACAGACTTACTTTATTCCTTTCCCGCAAGGGAAGGGAATTTTTCATTACCCCCAAACCGCCGAAAAATATCTTCAATAAAGTCCTTGCTTAAAACAGCTTATTGATATAAAATATACTGTTAGACTCCGTAACTACGTCCGCATAAAATCCCAAAAATATACCCCAAACAAGGAGGTATCCCATGCCGCCAGCCAGGAAAAAGTCAGGGCTTTTGCCGGCCCGGTCCGCCAGGGCCGCCCTGCTGCCCACCGCCAAGAGCGAGCTCTCCAGCCTTAAGATGAAGCTCAAGGTGCTGCAGAGGGTCAACGAGATCGCCGCCAGCACCTTCGACGTCCAGCCATTGCTGGACCGGGCCATGGACCTGGTGACCGAGATCGCGCCTTCCGAGGCCGGCTCTCTGCTTCTTTTGTCCTCCGATCGCACCTATTTGAAATTCTCCATCGTCAAGGGGCCGGCCTCCCACAAGCTGGAGGGGCTGGAGATCCCCATCGGGCAGGGCATTGCCGGCTGGGTGGCCAAGACCGGGATCCCGCTGACGGTCAACGACGTCCAGAACGAGCCCAAGTGGAAGAAGGAGATCGCCGACAACGTGGAGTTCCCCACCCGGAGCATCCTCTGCGTGCCCTTGAAATCCAGGGCCGAGGTCATCGGGGTGGTGGAGCTGATCAACAAGCTGCGGGGCGAGGATTACAACGACGACGACCTGGAGATCATTGAACTCCTGGGCGCCCATCTTTCCACCCTGATCGAGAACAGCCGGCTCTATTCCGAGGCCCGGGAGAAGGTGGAGAGGATCACCGCCATGGCCGAGACCAGCGCCCTGATCTCCTCGTCACTGGATGTCAAACGCGTCTTGGAGACCGTGATGAACGTGGCCAAGGACGTGATCGACGCCGAAGCCTCCTCCATCTTCCTGTATGACGAGGAGAAGCACGAGTTCTTCTTTGAGATCGCCACCGGCGACGCCGGCGACGCGGTCAAGCAGATCAGGGTGCCCTGGGGCAAGGGGATGGTGGGCTGGGCGGCCGAGCACATGCAGACCCTGCTGGTCCCCGACGTCACCAAGGACCCCCGGTTCTATTCCAAGGTGGATGAGAAATCAAAGTTCCAGACCCGCAATGCCATCACCGTTCCCTTAAAGCCCAAGAACAAGCTGATCGGGGTGGCCCAGGTGCTTAACAAGAAAGGCGGGCTGTTCACCCGCGAGGACGTGGAGCTGTTCGAAACTTTGGCCCGCCAGGCGGCGGTGGCCATCGAGAACGCCAGCCTGTACACCGACCTCCAGGAGCTGTTCCTGAACTCCATCCGGACCGTGGTCAGCCTGATCGACGCCAAGGACGACTACACCGCCGGCCATTCCTCCCGGGTCACCAAGTATTCCATGATGATCGCCGACCAGCTGGGCTTTTCACCGGAGGACCGCAAGCGGCTGGAGCTGGCGGCCCTGCTCCACGACGTGGGCAAGATCGGGATGCCGGACGCCATCTTAAAGAAGCCTTCGGGGCTGACCCCTGAGGAGTTCGCCATCGTCAAGGACCACCCCAACAAGGGGGCCGAGGCGCTGGAGCCCATCAAGCAGATGAAGGACATCATCCCCGGGGTGAGGCACCACCACGAGAAGCTGGACGGACGGGGCTACCCGGCCGGGCTGGCCGGCGACCAAGTGCCGATGGACGCCCAGATCATCTGCGTGGGGGATTCCTACGACGCCATGAACTCCGACCGTCCCTACCGCAAGGGTTTGGGGATGGAGGAATCGGTCAAACGCCTGCGCCAGGACAGCGGGACCCAGTTCAATCCGGCCCTGGTGGAGGCTTTCGTCAAAGCTTTGGAGAAGGAGGCTAAGAAATGAGCGAGGCCAATCGCAGCAAGAAATCAGTGGGAGCCCTGGTGGGGATCGGGGTGGTGGCCGCGGTGCTGGCCATATCATACTTGGTACCGGGGCTTTTCCAGGGTATGGAGAACAAGAGCTACGATCTGCGTTACCGCCTGCGGGTGGGTCAGACCAACGAGCAGGACATTGAGGACGTGGTGATTGTGGACATAGACGATGCCTCGCTTTACCAACTGGGCCGTTTCCAAAACTGGCCCCGGCTTTACCATGCTAAAGTGGCCGATTACCTGGCCCAGGGCGGGGCCTCCGCGGTGGCTTTCGACATCTTTTTCGTGGAGAGCGACAGCTTGAAGCCGGACATGGTCCAGCTTTACCAGGATACCAAGGGGGAGCAGATCCGGGAAAAACTATTACAGAATAAACCCTTCAAACAGGCAGCCGAAAAAACGCCGGAGCTGATCAGCGCGGTGCTGGAGAGCTGGGGATACGACCAGGATTTCGGGGCCGTGACGGCCCAAGCCGGCATAGCATACTTTCCCTTCTACTTTACCACCGGCAAACTGAAGGACAGCTCGGACCTGACGGCCCGGAACTGGTCCTATGTGCTGCCTCCGGCGGTCACCGAAAAATACCAGTACATCAAATCCCAGAGCGATCTTTACCAGGTGGGGCAGATGACCGCGCCGATACCGGTGCTGCTGGGATCGGCCCGGGGAACAGGGTACTACAACATCGAGCCCGATGACGACGGGGTGGCCAGGAGACAGCCGTTGTTTCTATCCCTGGGCGACCGCTCTTATCCCTCGATGGACTTTCAGATAGTACTGGACAAGCTGGGGGTCAAGAAGGAAGACGTCACCGTGGAACTGGGCAAGTACATCAAGGCCGGTGACAAGCTTAATATCCCGGTGGATAAGGATGGGCGGACTCTGATCACCTATTTCGGACAGTTCAAAAAATTCCGCTACATCTCCTATTCCGATGTGCTGACCGAGCAGGTGCCGGCCGAATATTTCAAGGACAAGATAGTAATAGTCGGCGCCACCGCCGCCGGCCTGATGGACCTGCGGGTGGTGCCGTTCTCCAACGTCTTTCCCGGCCCGGAGATCCACGCCAACATCATGCAGACACTGCTGACCGGAAAATTCGTTCAAGTTGTTCCCTGGCACATTCAGCTGATCATCCTGGTGCTGATCGGGCTGTTGACGGTGTTCGTCTCCCTGCGCTTCAAGCCGCTGGTGGCGGGGCTGATCTTGTTCGGAATGGTGATAGTTTATTTCGTCACTGCCACCGTAATGTTCGACAAATCGCTGATCTGGGTGGAGATGGTGAGGCCCCTGGCGGTGGTGCTGTTCACCAACATGGCCATCCTGGGCTACCGCTACCTGACCGAGGAAAAGCAGAAGGTCTGGATCAAGAATATGTTCCAGGGCTACATGTCCAAGGACCTGGTGGACAAGATCATGGCCAACCCCGAGATGCTGCTGATGGGCGGCGACAAGAAGGAGGTCACCGTCTTCTTCTCGGACATCAAGGGCTTCTCCTCGTTCTCCGAAAAACTGGGAACCCCGGAGCGGCTGATCGCCCTGATCAACGAATACCTGGGGGCCATGTCCGACGTGGTGCTGGAATACGGCGGGTACATCAGCAAGTACGAGGGCGACGCCATCATGGCCTTCTGGGGCGCCCCCACCGACGATCCCAAGCACGCCGAGACCGCCATCAAGTGCGTCTGGGCCATGAACCAGCGCCTGCAGACCCTGAACGCCGACCTGGCCAAGCGCAGCATGCCCAATCTTTTCACCCGGTTCGGGTTGAACACCGGCCTGGTGACCGTGGGCAACGTGGGCTCGGAAAAGAAGAAGAGCTACACCGCCATGGGCGACTCCATCAACCTGGGCTCGCGGCTGGAGGGGGCCAACAAGGAATACGGCACGGCCATCATGATGTCCGAATTCACCTACGCCAAGGTCAAGGGCCTGTACCCGGTGCGGGAGCTGGACATGCTGAGGGTGGTGGGCAAGGAGCAGCCGGTAAGGGTCTACGAACTGCTGGGGATTTCCGAGGCCGATGTCAGCGAAAAGAAAAAGAAGGCGGTGGAGATCTACCTGAAGGGCCTGGAGCTCTATCGTTCCAAGCAGTGGGACCAGGCCGAGGCCGTCTTCCGGCAGGCTTTGGAAGTTGATCCCGAAGACGGGCCCAGCCAGACCTACATCGACCGCTGCGAGGACTTCAAGGTGCTGCCGCCGCCGGAGAACTGGGACGGCGTGTTCGTGATGAAGACGAAATAGGTTCCGTTAACATTTATAGCCCAGCCCTTCCTCCTACGCTAAAGCTACGGCGGATAAATAAGGGCTGGGCTATAAAGAACGTTCATATCAATTTAATAATTAATGACCAATAACGCCCGGGCTTACGACGTACTTAAAATAGCCGACTTCCGGAAATTCATGGCCGGCCGGTTCTTTGTGGTCGTCTCCATCCAGATGGTGTCGGTGATCGTGGGCTGGCAGGTCTACGAGCTGACCCGCGACCCGCTGGCCCTGGGGATGATAGGTCTGGCCGAGGCCCTGGCCTTCTTTTCGGTGGCCCTGTTCGGCGGGCATTACGCCGACAGCCACGACCGCCAGCGGACCATGGCCGTCACCTCTGCCCTGTTGACCCTGTGCGCCGGGACATTGCTGTGGCTTTCCTGGTGCTGCGGTGTCCTTCTTACCAGAACAACCCTTCCGATCTACGGCGTGATCGCCCTGATGGGGTTGATCCGGGCCTACCTGGCGCCATCCACCATGGCCCTATCGGCCCAGATCGTCCCCCGCGAGCTTTACGCCAGGATGTCGGCCTACAACAGCCTGGTGTTCCAGATCGGGGCGGTGGGCGGCCCCGCCATGGCGGGGCTGATCTACGGATTCTTCGGGGTGCGGGCGGCCTACGCCACCGCCCTGGCCATGGGGATCATCGGCTCGGCCGCGGTGTTCCTGATCAAGTCGCAGGGGGTGCCCCGCCGTAACATGGAGGAGCCGGTGATGACCAGCCTGGCCAGCGGAGTGAAGTTCGTTTTCGGAAATCCCATAGTTCTGCCGGCGATGAGCCTGGATATGTTCGCGGTGCTGTTCGGCGGCGCCACCGCCATGCTGCCGATGGTGGCCGACACCATTTTGCACGTCGGGCCCAAGGGGCTGGGCTTCTTAAGAGCGGCCCCGGCCGCCGGGGCGGCTATCATGGCTTTAACCCTGGCCCACCGGCCCCCGTTGCATAATGCGGGGAAGAAACTGCTGTGGGTGGTGGCCGGCTTCGGGGCCTGCATGATGATCTTCGCTCTGTCCCGTAATTTCTGGCTGTCGATGGCGGCCCTGGCCCTCTCCGGCGCGGTGGACAACATCAGCGTGGTGATCCGCCAGACCATCGTCCAGCTTTACACCCCGGACCAGATGCGGGGGCGGGTGTCGGCAGTCAACAGCGTGTTCATAGGCTCCTCCAACGAGATCGGGTCCTTCGAGTCCGGGGT
Proteins encoded:
- the gatD gene encoding Glu-tRNA(Gln) amidotransferase subunit GatD, whose product is MTEDIFQGYKGGGLEVLKKYNVRVWGQAEVLTSRGPFKGTVLPRSESDDDQHIVLKIATGYNVGIDIKTITGMTETGYKKANYKIPEKEFPITPGLPRVKLLGTGGTIASRLDYRTGAVIPAFTPGELYGAVPELADICNLTTDKLFAVFSENMGPEQYKKLAVAIGKEIENGIDGIVIGHGTDTLHYTAAALTYMVQNPPVPIVLVGSQRSSDRPSSDAALNLMHATTAAGHGDIAEVMVCMFGPTSDEYGFLHRGTRVRKMHSSYRSTFRTIGDTPLATVTRQGVKPIKQDYHPRRKDRQVKIMPYFEEKIGMIYYYTNMQPDMIDSMVDSGYKGIIIIGTGLGHVNKPLYPAIERAVAKGVHIFMTVQTLWGYVHMFVYDTGRDLMAQGVVPLENMLPEAAYIKLGWVLGQTQDREEVNRMMLAPVSDEITPREPYNGYLIYQGGVPEVEEFIKKVHK
- a CDS encoding class I SAM-dependent methyltransferase; this translates as MKNSWEKYWSNSTNHEWWKKPAKEVVEFVSCLDNDEYKNTLDLGCGLGRHSILFAKAGFSVYAIDKSSEAIVRLNEWASQENCSIHSECCDIFDNRLDGQCFDIVLSYNVIYHGYIDDFQRAVKRVHELLRSGGKFFFTCPTRDDGKYGFGEKVAEHTYLCTKSVTPGDIHYFADKNSIAGMLKGYDIEKIVKDEGTWLNSGKEQFYSNWIITAVKS
- a CDS encoding CHASE2 domain-containing protein → MSEANRSKKSVGALVGIGVVAAVLAISYLVPGLFQGMENKSYDLRYRLRVGQTNEQDIEDVVIVDIDDASLYQLGRFQNWPRLYHAKVADYLAQGGASAVAFDIFFVESDSLKPDMVQLYQDTKGEQIREKLLQNKPFKQAAEKTPELISAVLESWGYDQDFGAVTAQAGIAYFPFYFTTGKLKDSSDLTARNWSYVLPPAVTEKYQYIKSQSDLYQVGQMTAPIPVLLGSARGTGYYNIEPDDDGVARRQPLFLSLGDRSYPSMDFQIVLDKLGVKKEDVTVELGKYIKAGDKLNIPVDKDGRTLITYFGQFKKFRYISYSDVLTEQVPAEYFKDKIVIVGATAAGLMDLRVVPFSNVFPGPEIHANIMQTLLTGKFVQVVPWHIQLIILVLIGLLTVFVSLRFKPLVAGLILFGMVIVYFVTATVMFDKSLIWVEMVRPLAVVLFTNMAILGYRYLTEEKQKVWIKNMFQGYMSKDLVDKIMANPEMLLMGGDKKEVTVFFSDIKGFSSFSEKLGTPERLIALINEYLGAMSDVVLEYGGYISKYEGDAIMAFWGAPTDDPKHAETAIKCVWAMNQRLQTLNADLAKRSMPNLFTRFGLNTGLVTVGNVGSEKKKSYTAMGDSINLGSRLEGANKEYGTAIMMSEFTYAKVKGLYPVRELDMLRVVGKEQPVRVYELLGISEADVSEKKKKAVEIYLKGLELYRSKQWDQAEAVFRQALEVDPEDGPSQTYIDRCEDFKVLPPPENWDGVFVMKTK
- a CDS encoding molybdopterin-dependent oxidoreductase, with the translated sequence MKQTFTICPHCGCGCGLYLVQQDGRTGGVTASQEHYFSAGQLCARGWTGYQLLWSPLRIKTPLYKKNGGLAPIGYDKGLEAAAKKLKSIKEKHGPQSIGVIASSRLTVEEAQALRSFAKDILETPNCDSAARLGYLAMEFSKTAASTDIAGADLILVLGANLMEENPMLGARVVSACKPEADRPYQSADLSHVIAGQPARLAVMDSRKSALADAAELFLKTVPGNEAGALLSLLKVLIEKYQLESKDPAFRKVKEALAKMTWENLLSNTGLVLPGLEQLGAMIASAKAPLLIFGRSLFTGHDAAAARSALTGLSLLLPEKLSVLQSAAAANDWGCARILGPDKGQGYLEMMESLVSGKIKALVLVGEDPLKTLGGKEGVAQALAQAELVVAFDHFVSESHQYAEAVFPLALSFEKEGSFCNLDGKRQKFEQALKPDFDIKSLEESLKTMASVIGGKLDPRDEFNLPAKTGWDAAFDLSKAAPQGFVLELGTAYPHLYGDDQLTFNSCHLTREFAGGFVELHPENIKELGVRAGWKVKVTSAAGSLVATARANPDLVKKTAFMPVHFGGNLLAPAKPNHQLKTPQLRGIAVKIEKT
- the gatE gene encoding Glu-tRNA(Gln) amidotransferase subunit GatE; this encodes MSSKLNPQDNYRATLASTGYVPIKQATQATYDAIGFMSGLEVHQQLLTDQKLFCRCPAGRFQKSDDYDAEIVRHMRPTLSELGEYDGTALMEFRTRKNIVYRIKSPTACTYEVDDTPPFPLNRQALEIAIEIALLSKLNLVGEVHIARKQYLDGSIPTGFQRTAIIGVEGSIPLKQKKVRLIQLSLEEDSCREVSDIGHLRIYRTDRLGMPLIETVTYPDMKNPDEVKEACDYIRFLNRSTGKVRTGIGAARQDVNVSCTGGTRVEMKGVSHTKWIPLLTHNECFRQWALLKIRDLLKDRVKQPKDWKMASEPLKPLSGKLESPRARELFSNGNKVMAVNLPGFHGILSHFTQPGKCFADDFSERLKVIACIEKPNMTSSESLDPMLSDKDWDQVRTLLRSSDGDAQLVFWGPEADIKTGLETIDERCRLAFTGVPNETRKVFEDGSTIFERVLPGADRMYPDTDSKPIPLEDARIEEIRRMVPSEVADRYRQLKDWGVPEDCYTYLFVRNLYPVIEKIVKELGQDPKTMGGIFGQLLKNIEGHYQRSPDFSYDRIYDLYKYVKDSKLDAEIVKTMLPVVYQYPKMDFDSVLVNLEFKRFSKDEVVSKIPFLKDKYKSIKTSKLPASEKHWIMGQLRKMAVGNVTLSTLIDLI
- a CDS encoding GAF domain-containing protein, with the protein product MPPARKKSGLLPARSARAALLPTAKSELSSLKMKLKVLQRVNEIAASTFDVQPLLDRAMDLVTEIAPSEAGSLLLLSSDRTYLKFSIVKGPASHKLEGLEIPIGQGIAGWVAKTGIPLTVNDVQNEPKWKKEIADNVEFPTRSILCVPLKSRAEVIGVVELINKLRGEDYNDDDLEIIELLGAHLSTLIENSRLYSEAREKVERITAMAETSALISSSLDVKRVLETVMNVAKDVIDAEASSIFLYDEEKHEFFFEIATGDAGDAVKQIRVPWGKGMVGWAAEHMQTLLVPDVTKDPRFYSKVDEKSKFQTRNAITVPLKPKNKLIGVAQVLNKKGGLFTREDVELFETLARQAAVAIENASLYTDLQELFLNSIRTVVSLIDAKDDYTAGHSSRVTKYSMMIADQLGFSPEDRKRLELAALLHDVGKIGMPDAILKKPSGLTPEEFAIVKDHPNKGAEALEPIKQMKDIIPGVRHHHEKLDGRGYPAGLAGDQVPMDAQIICVGDSYDAMNSDRPYRKGLGMEESVKRLRQDSGTQFNPALVEAFVKALEKEAKK